One stretch of Amycolatopsis sp. 195334CR DNA includes these proteins:
- a CDS encoding GDSL-type esterase/lipase family protein produces MTQHPAAASWTTTPITADLLRGAIELEHTEHGVQPHRLPSWARAQGADGQLAMAEAQPSGVRLVFRTRATAIELDTLRTRVGYRDLPLRPDGRYDLLVDGVPAGQAPTTGGKVQLLDMATGTAEVQPGPVGTVRFDGLPDRVKEVEIWLPHTEITELVELRTDAPVEPAPAKARVWLHHGSSISQGSNAASPATTWPALAATRAGVDLINLGFGGSALLDPFTARTLRDTPADLISVKIGINLVNADLMRLRAFGPAVHGFLDTIRDGHPTTPLLVVSAILCPIHEDTPGPGAVDFSDGVLRFRATGDPAERAAGKLTLTVIREELARIVAQRAADDPHLHYLDGRTLYGEADAAELPLPDRLHPDTAAHERIGTRFADHAFSPGGPFAP; encoded by the coding sequence ATGACCCAGCACCCTGCCGCCGCCTCGTGGACCACCACGCCCATCACCGCGGACCTGCTGCGGGGCGCGATCGAACTGGAGCACACCGAGCACGGCGTGCAGCCCCACCGCCTGCCGTCCTGGGCGCGGGCGCAGGGCGCCGACGGGCAGCTGGCCATGGCCGAGGCCCAGCCGTCCGGCGTGCGCCTGGTGTTCCGCACCCGCGCCACCGCCATCGAGCTGGACACGTTGCGCACCCGGGTCGGCTACCGCGACCTCCCGCTCCGCCCGGACGGCCGGTACGACCTGCTCGTCGACGGCGTCCCGGCCGGTCAGGCCCCGACCACCGGCGGCAAGGTCCAGCTGCTGGACATGGCCACCGGCACCGCCGAGGTCCAGCCCGGCCCGGTCGGCACGGTCCGGTTCGACGGCCTGCCCGATCGGGTGAAGGAAGTCGAAATCTGGCTGCCGCACACCGAAATCACCGAACTGGTGGAGCTGCGCACCGACGCGCCCGTCGAACCCGCACCAGCCAAGGCCCGGGTCTGGCTGCACCACGGCAGCTCGATCAGCCAGGGCTCGAACGCCGCGAGCCCGGCCACCACCTGGCCCGCGCTGGCCGCCACGCGCGCCGGGGTCGACCTGATCAACCTGGGCTTCGGCGGCAGCGCGCTGCTCGACCCGTTCACTGCGCGCACCCTGCGCGACACCCCGGCCGACCTGATCAGCGTCAAGATCGGCATCAACCTGGTCAACGCCGACCTGATGCGCCTGCGTGCCTTCGGCCCAGCCGTGCACGGCTTCCTCGACACCATCCGCGACGGCCACCCGACCACGCCGCTGCTGGTCGTCTCGGCCATCCTCTGCCCGATCCACGAGGACACCCCGGGTCCGGGCGCGGTCGACTTCAGCGACGGGGTGCTGCGATTCCGGGCCACCGGCGACCCCGCCGAGCGCGCCGCCGGGAAGCTCACGCTGACCGTCATCCGCGAAGAACTCGCCCGCATCGTGGCCCAGCGCGCCGCCGACGACCCCCACTTGCACTACCTCGACGGCCGCACCCTCTACGGCGAGGCTGATGCCGCCGAACTGCCCCTGCCCGACCGGCTGCACCCGGACACCGCCGCCCACGAGCGCATCGGCACCCGCTTCGCCGACCACGCCTTCAGCCCCGGCGGCCCGTTCGCCCCGTAG
- a CDS encoding sensor histidine kinase → MGSMFLSPGQGNVIGILADGNATVVSVLKGTLMGMTVLGVYLLLWRTWPLFTAAALAMALASLWPGLVAASYLAGTHYRRLAHLTAYIACASVVTLSPTVFAIVLGRPGQVWSRLLQASGGISLFVWLPLAIGLWVGARRQVVAGLRRQAEHQEIQHAAQVRELRARERARIAHEMHDVVAHRVSLMVLHAGVLEVNTKEEKSAETAALIRTTGREALAQLRDVLGVLRTGAPAEPTEQPVSTLEEIGELVADSQAAGIPVQWYRESVPEVPPMVAQTAFQVVREALTNVHKHAGAVDTEVEVVEMHNGQAIEVRVCNAAPAERPEPLPGNGLGLLGLRERVELVGGTFRSRRLASGGWLVTARLPYAGKEAP, encoded by the coding sequence ATGGGCAGCATGTTTCTGTCGCCCGGCCAGGGAAACGTGATCGGGATACTGGCGGACGGGAACGCGACGGTCGTCAGCGTGCTCAAGGGCACGCTGATGGGGATGACCGTGCTCGGGGTCTACCTGCTGCTCTGGCGGACCTGGCCGCTGTTCACGGCGGCGGCACTGGCGATGGCGCTGGCTTCATTGTGGCCGGGGCTGGTAGCGGCCTCCTACCTGGCGGGTACCCACTACCGGCGGCTCGCGCACCTGACCGCCTACATCGCGTGCGCCAGCGTGGTGACCCTGTCGCCGACGGTGTTCGCCATCGTGCTGGGGCGGCCGGGCCAGGTTTGGTCGCGGTTGCTCCAGGCCTCGGGCGGGATCTCGCTGTTCGTGTGGCTGCCGCTGGCGATCGGGTTGTGGGTGGGCGCCCGGCGCCAGGTGGTGGCCGGACTGCGCCGGCAAGCCGAGCACCAGGAGATCCAGCACGCGGCGCAGGTCCGTGAACTCCGCGCGAGGGAGCGCGCCCGGATAGCGCATGAGATGCACGACGTGGTCGCCCACCGCGTGTCGTTGATGGTGCTGCACGCCGGAGTGTTGGAGGTGAACACCAAGGAAGAGAAATCCGCGGAAACGGCCGCGTTGATCAGGACGACCGGACGCGAGGCACTGGCACAGCTGCGCGATGTGCTCGGGGTCCTGCGCACCGGGGCGCCCGCCGAACCGACCGAACAACCCGTGTCCACTTTGGAGGAGATCGGCGAGCTGGTGGCTGATTCGCAGGCAGCCGGGATCCCGGTGCAGTGGTATCGCGAGAGCGTGCCGGAGGTGCCCCCGATGGTGGCGCAAACCGCGTTCCAGGTGGTGCGGGAGGCGCTGACCAACGTGCACAAGCACGCCGGAGCGGTGGACACCGAGGTCGAAGTGGTGGAGATGCACAACGGCCAGGCCATCGAGGTGCGGGTGTGCAACGCCGCACCGGCCGAACGACCGGAACCGCTGCCCGGCAACGGGCTCGGGCTGCTGGGACTGCGGGAGCGGGTGGAACTGGTCGGTGGCACCTTCCGTTCCCGGCGCTTGGCCAGCGGCGGCTGGCTGGTGACGGCACGACTGCCCTACGCCGGGAAGGAAGCGCCGTGA
- a CDS encoding ABC transporter permease, with protein sequence MIRSALRDLLSHKGRLVATLCAIALGVAATVAGWVLADSITATLAERPVRDGTGAWVSAGTGPSLTEADRGRLANAPGVVAAAGVRVGHAGLVGADGKLVRTETAPDRAGTNWDDTGRFRLTAGTAPGAGEVVLHRPDAEQAGLAPGEGVRVLLGEGRSEQVRVAGLFDYLTMGPDSGDAAEVVPSVAYPEAAAESRFGARYHRIELALAPGAGVPPVAAGLVSSGAELAAAARADIESSRTDLRLTVLPLAAIALLAGMFVIGNTFTVLITQRTRQLALLRAVGATRRQVRRTVVIEAAVLGLAGGTLGCLLGAGLGPVVLALVRPGEEVLYRVSPLAIGLGYLVAVGVTVLAAVGPARRASKVTPMAALRTDPVLRGRAFAGRTVAGLVLLAAAVTGVALTADPSAENLPRIIGLVSAAAGTGGLLLLTPALAALFFRRFRRGSPATRLGVRNAARDPRRTAGSAAAITVGLGLVCAFGTLSATLTELIASTIRANVPVTTTVLRPAAGGDAVLGPGDLTRLSEVPGVTAVAGSRDRIADISYSGGQTRRNISAIEPSALTSVLSPKITAGDADLTRGVVVSRNQADMLGLGVGDRITLSPGPGTSIATRVTGVYEATELQASIYYDLALAPPEVGERVSLGYATGSDPTAVRRSIEAAFADRPDVLVTDQDGLAAQGIESQRLAFVLLYAMFGVAVVIAVFGVVNTLALSVLERTREIGMMRAIGASRSLIRRMVQAESIAISLFGAVLGVVAGLGAGAVMQHAMLGQSLGDASIPLGVIGVCLVGMVLAAVLAALWPARRAAKTEVLPAIAP encoded by the coding sequence ATGATCCGTTCGGCACTGCGGGATCTGCTCTCGCACAAGGGAAGGCTGGTGGCCACGCTGTGCGCGATCGCGCTCGGGGTGGCGGCCACCGTGGCGGGCTGGGTGCTGGCCGATTCGATCACCGCGACCCTGGCCGAGCGGCCGGTCCGGGACGGCACCGGGGCCTGGGTGAGCGCGGGTACCGGGCCGTCGCTCACCGAAGCCGATCGCGGCCGCCTGGCGAATGCACCGGGGGTGGTCGCCGCCGCGGGGGTGCGCGTGGGTCACGCCGGTCTGGTCGGAGCCGACGGCAAGCTGGTCCGCACGGAGACCGCGCCGGATCGGGCCGGCACCAACTGGGACGACACCGGCCGGTTCCGGCTGACTGCCGGAACGGCCCCGGGAGCCGGCGAGGTGGTGTTGCACCGGCCCGACGCGGAGCAGGCCGGGCTCGCGCCAGGTGAGGGCGTGCGGGTCTTGCTCGGGGAGGGGCGCTCCGAACAGGTGCGGGTCGCCGGGTTGTTCGACTACCTGACCATGGGGCCGGATTCCGGGGACGCGGCCGAAGTCGTGCCGTCGGTCGCCTATCCGGAAGCGGCCGCCGAGTCCAGGTTCGGCGCCAGGTATCACCGGATCGAGTTGGCGCTGGCGCCGGGTGCGGGCGTGCCACCGGTGGCGGCCGGGCTGGTGTCCAGTGGTGCCGAGCTGGCCGCGGCGGCACGGGCGGACATCGAGTCCTCGCGGACGGACCTCCGGCTCACCGTGCTGCCGCTGGCGGCGATCGCCCTGCTCGCCGGGATGTTCGTCATCGGCAACACCTTCACCGTGCTGATCACCCAGCGGACCCGGCAGCTGGCGCTGCTGCGCGCGGTCGGCGCTACCCGGCGGCAGGTCCGCCGCACGGTGGTCATCGAAGCCGCGGTGCTGGGCCTGGCCGGGGGCACCCTCGGCTGCCTGCTCGGGGCCGGGCTCGGACCGGTGGTCCTCGCGCTGGTCCGGCCGGGGGAGGAGGTGCTCTACCGGGTTTCGCCGCTTGCGATCGGACTCGGGTACCTCGTCGCGGTCGGGGTGACCGTGCTGGCCGCGGTCGGTCCGGCCCGGCGCGCGTCGAAGGTGACGCCGATGGCGGCCCTGCGCACGGATCCGGTGCTGCGCGGCCGGGCCTTCGCCGGGCGCACGGTGGCCGGGCTGGTGCTGCTGGCAGCCGCGGTGACCGGGGTCGCGCTGACAGCGGACCCCTCGGCGGAGAACCTGCCGAGGATCATCGGTCTCGTCTCGGCGGCGGCCGGTACGGGTGGCCTGCTCCTGCTGACCCCGGCGCTGGCCGCGTTGTTCTTCCGGCGGTTCCGCCGCGGCTCGCCCGCGACCAGGCTCGGGGTGCGCAACGCGGCCAGGGATCCGCGCCGGACGGCGGGTTCGGCGGCGGCGATCACCGTCGGCCTGGGGTTGGTGTGCGCGTTCGGCACCCTGAGCGCGACCTTGACCGAGTTGATCGCCTCCACCATCCGGGCCAACGTGCCGGTGACCACGACCGTGCTGCGACCGGCGGCGGGCGGGGACGCCGTGCTGGGGCCGGGGGACCTGACGCGGCTCAGCGAGGTGCCCGGGGTGACCGCGGTGGCGGGCAGCCGCGACCGGATCGCTGACATCTCCTACTCCGGCGGGCAGACCCGGCGCAACATCTCGGCGATCGAACCGTCGGCGCTGACCAGCGTGCTGTCACCGAAAATCACCGCCGGCGACGCGGACCTGACCCGTGGGGTCGTCGTCTCCCGGAACCAGGCGGACATGCTCGGCCTGGGTGTGGGGGATCGGATCACCTTGAGCCCTGGGCCGGGCACCTCGATCGCCACTCGGGTCACCGGGGTCTACGAGGCGACCGAACTGCAGGCGAGCATCTACTACGACCTGGCGCTGGCTCCGCCGGAGGTGGGTGAGCGGGTCAGCCTGGGTTACGCGACGGGCTCCGATCCGACCGCGGTGCGCCGGTCGATCGAAGCGGCTTTCGCCGACCGGCCGGATGTGCTGGTCACCGATCAGGACGGGCTCGCCGCGCAGGGCATCGAGTCGCAGCGGCTCGCGTTTGTGCTGCTGTACGCGATGTTCGGGGTCGCGGTGGTGATCGCCGTGTTCGGGGTGGTGAACACGCTCGCGTTGTCCGTGCTGGAACGGACGCGGGAGATCGGCATGATGCGGGCGATCGGCGCGTCCCGATCGCTGATCCGGCGCATGGTGCAGGCCGAGAGCATCGCGATCTCCTTGTTCGGGGCGGTATTGGGGGTGGTCGCCGGGCTCGGCGCGGGTGCGGTGATGCAGCACGCGATGCTCGGGCAGTCGCTTGGTGACGCGTCGATACCGCTCGGGGTGATCGGGGTGTGCCTGGTCGGCATGGTGCTCGCGGCGGTGCTGGCCGCCCTTTGGCCCGCCCGGCGAGCGGCGAAGACGGAGGTGTTGCCCGCGATCGCTCCTTAG
- a CDS encoding ABC transporter ATP-binding protein, with translation MTETASAIEVRGLTKVYGSGETEVAALRGIDVTFRRGEFTAIMGPSGSGKSTLMHCAAGLDQATAGQVLLDGVELSTLSDDARTELRRDRIGFVFQAFNLLPTLTALENITLPLDLAGRRADPRLLDRLVGTLKLDDRLGHRPSQLSGGQQQRVACARALITEPAVVFADEPTGALDSDSSAELLRFLRTSVDELGQTIVMVTHDPGAAEYADRVLLLPDGALAGDRSAVR, from the coding sequence ATGACAGAAACAGCCAGCGCGATCGAAGTCCGCGGGCTCACCAAGGTCTACGGCTCCGGCGAGACCGAGGTGGCCGCGCTGCGCGGTATCGACGTGACCTTCCGGCGCGGTGAGTTCACCGCCATCATGGGCCCGTCCGGTTCCGGCAAGTCCACCCTCATGCACTGCGCGGCGGGGCTGGACCAGGCCACCGCCGGGCAGGTGCTGCTCGATGGCGTGGAACTGTCCACATTGTCCGACGACGCGCGGACCGAACTGCGGCGGGACCGGATCGGCTTCGTCTTCCAGGCGTTCAACCTGCTGCCGACGCTCACCGCGCTGGAGAACATCACCCTGCCGCTCGACCTGGCCGGGCGCCGCGCCGATCCCCGGCTGCTGGACCGGCTGGTCGGCACTCTGAAACTGGACGACCGGCTCGGCCACCGCCCGAGCCAGCTCTCCGGCGGGCAGCAGCAGCGAGTGGCGTGCGCGCGGGCGCTGATCACCGAGCCCGCGGTGGTCTTCGCCGACGAACCGACCGGTGCGCTGGACTCCGACAGTTCCGCCGAACTGCTCCGCTTCCTGCGGACCAGTGTGGACGAACTCGGCCAGACCATCGTGATGGTCACCCACGATCCCGGCGCCGCCGAGTACGCGGACCGGGTGCTGCTGCTCCCCGACGGTGCGCTCGCCGGGGACCGGAGTGCCGTCCGATGA
- a CDS encoding response regulator transcription factor: MIKVVIADDEALVRAGLRGLLEPTPDLEVVSEAEDGREAVEAALRYQPDVLLMDIRMPVLDGLRALEQVARLERAPRVIMLTTFDLDDYVHRALRAGAAGFLLKDTPPVELTAAIRTVAAGNAMLAPTVTQRLITAFAEQHPERARRAREKLTALTERERGVINAVAKGLSNADIAKELLMSEATVKAHVSRSLAKLGLTNRVQAAILAHDAGEG; the protein is encoded by the coding sequence GTGATCAAGGTGGTGATCGCCGACGACGAGGCGCTGGTGCGGGCGGGGCTCCGTGGTCTGCTCGAACCCACGCCCGACCTGGAGGTGGTGAGCGAGGCCGAGGACGGACGGGAGGCGGTGGAGGCCGCGTTGCGGTACCAGCCGGACGTGCTGCTGATGGACATCCGGATGCCGGTGCTGGACGGGCTTCGCGCCCTCGAGCAGGTGGCGCGGCTGGAGCGGGCGCCGAGGGTGATCATGCTGACCACCTTCGACCTGGACGACTACGTGCATCGGGCGTTGCGAGCCGGGGCAGCCGGGTTCCTGCTCAAGGACACGCCGCCGGTGGAACTGACCGCCGCGATCCGCACCGTGGCGGCGGGCAACGCGATGCTGGCCCCGACGGTCACCCAGCGGTTGATCACCGCGTTCGCCGAACAGCATCCGGAACGGGCCCGCCGGGCGAGGGAGAAGCTCACCGCGTTGACCGAGCGGGAGCGCGGGGTGATCAACGCGGTCGCCAAGGGCTTGTCGAACGCCGATATCGCGAAGGAGTTGCTGATGAGCGAGGCCACGGTGAAGGCGCACGTGAGCCGGTCGCTGGCCAAGCTCGGGCTGACCAACCGCGTCCAGGCAGCGATCCTGGCGCACGATGCCGGGGAGGGCTGA